From a single Porites lutea chromosome 10, jaPorLute2.1, whole genome shotgun sequence genomic region:
- the LOC140950456 gene encoding emopamil-binding protein-like: protein MAGFTLEENFVSIVSLSFTFLEALVAIVFAFVVCRKLPSLEKWIITWLVYDVLTHFTLEGPFVYFSLVGSVNNTNHILAEVWKEYGKADSRWLYSDPTIVSLEILTVVITGPLALMLIYAIYFNKHYRHFVQITLCVCELYGGWMTFCPEWLVGSPSLDTSFPLYLWLYLVFFNGLWVIFPLLLLWHSWKELKVKHKSMTTTTTTSKKKKK, encoded by the exons ATGGCGGGCTTCACGCTCGAGGAAAATTTTGTGTCAATCGTTAGTCTGTCTTTTACTTTTTTGGAAGCTTTAGTGGCGATAGTTTTTGCATTTGTCGTTTGTCGAAAGCTACCATCATTGGAGAAATGGATAATTACGTGGCTAGTTTATGATGTGCTGACCCATTTTACGCTG gaaggACCTTTTGTTTATTTCTCACTTGTTGGTTCTGTCAATAATACAAACCACATCTTAGCTGAAGTGT GGAAAGAATATGGCAAGGCAGATTCAAGGTGGCTTTATTCAGACCCAACAATTGTTTCTTTAGAGATTCTTACAGTTGTTATCACAGGACCTCTTGCCCTGATGTTAATTTATGCCATTTACTTCAACAAACATTACAG GCATTTTGTGCAGATAACACTATGTGTTTGTGAGCTGTATGGAG GCTGGATGACATTTTGTCCTGAATGGCTAGTTGGAAGCCCAAGCTTGGATACAAGTTTTCCTCTTTACCTCTGGTTATATTTAGTATTTTTCAACGGCCTCTGGGTTATATTTCCTCTTCTGTTACTATGGCACTCTTGGAAAGAGCTGAAAGTAAAGCACAAGTCTATGACAACAACCACCACAACctctaaaaagaagaaaaaataa